The Caulobacter sp. FWC26 genome contains a region encoding:
- the metW gene encoding methionine biosynthesis protein MetW yields MSNTVIREDFREILRLVRPGSRVLDVGCGEGALLDLLAHEKQVDARGLELSASGVAACMARGLSVVQGDADLDLDHFPDRSFDYAVLSQTLQATRNPRHVLDELLRIADRAIVSFPNFGHWRVRWSLLSRGRMPETKALPLPWWSTPNIHLCTLADFMALTEDLNLRVDASAAFAGKGAARPMNPSSALENWRTETCLFMLSRNGAPPTRELPSNSGDLFDG; encoded by the coding sequence TTGAGCAACACCGTGATCCGTGAAGACTTCCGCGAGATCCTGCGCCTGGTGCGCCCAGGCTCGCGCGTGCTGGACGTCGGCTGCGGCGAAGGCGCGCTGCTGGACCTCCTGGCTCATGAGAAGCAGGTGGACGCCCGAGGCCTGGAGCTCAGCGCCTCCGGCGTGGCGGCCTGCATGGCGCGCGGATTGTCGGTCGTTCAGGGCGACGCCGACCTGGACCTCGACCACTTCCCGGACCGCTCGTTTGACTACGCAGTGCTGTCGCAAACCCTGCAGGCGACGCGCAATCCGCGTCACGTGCTGGACGAGCTGCTGCGCATCGCCGACCGCGCCATCGTCTCGTTCCCGAACTTCGGCCACTGGCGCGTGCGCTGGTCGCTGCTAAGCCGCGGCCGGATGCCTGAGACCAAGGCCCTGCCCCTGCCCTGGTGGTCGACGCCGAACATCCACCTCTGCACCCTGGCCGACTTCATGGCTCTGACGGAGGACCTGAACTTGCGGGTCGACGCCAGCGCCGCCTTCGCCGGCAAGGGCGCGGCGCGGCCGATGAACCCTTCCAGCGCACTTGAGAACTGGCGAACCGAAACCTGCCTGTTCATGCTCAGCCGCAACGGCGCGCCGCCGACTCGGGAACTTCCGTCGAACTCGGGCGATCTCTTCGACGGATGA
- a CDS encoding homoserine O-acetyltransferase, whose translation MAALNLVTPTSGGTWRFPANEPLRLDSGGVIEGLEIAYQTYGQLNADKSNAVLICHALTMDQYVASPHPVTGKPGWWPRLVGPGKPLDPARHFIICSNVIGGCMGSTGPASINPATGKTYGLSFPVITIADMVRAQAMLVSALGVETLFAVVGGSMGGMQVQQWAVDYPERMFSAVVLASASRHSAQNIAFHEVGRQAIMADPDWRGGAYADHGVRPEKGLAVARMAAHITYLSEPALQRKFGRELQRDGLSWGFDADFQVESYLRHQGSSFVDRFDANSYLYITRAMDYFDIAASHGGVLAKAFTRARHVRFCVLSFSSDWLYPTAENRHLVRALTAAGARAAFAEIESDKGHDAFLLDEPVMDAALEGFLASAERDRGLV comes from the coding sequence ATGGCTGCTCTCAATCTGGTCACGCCCACCAGCGGGGGAACCTGGCGGTTTCCCGCCAACGAACCTCTACGGCTGGACTCGGGGGGGGTCATCGAAGGCCTCGAGATCGCCTATCAGACCTATGGGCAGCTCAACGCCGACAAGTCCAACGCCGTTCTGATCTGCCACGCCCTCACGATGGATCAGTATGTGGCCTCGCCCCACCCGGTGACGGGCAAACCCGGCTGGTGGCCGCGTCTGGTCGGTCCAGGCAAGCCACTGGATCCCGCGCGGCACTTCATCATCTGCTCGAACGTCATTGGCGGCTGCATGGGCTCGACGGGGCCGGCGTCGATCAATCCGGCGACCGGCAAGACCTACGGCCTGTCGTTCCCGGTCATTACCATCGCCGACATGGTGAGGGCCCAGGCGATGCTGGTCTCGGCGCTCGGGGTCGAGACCCTGTTCGCCGTCGTTGGCGGCTCAATGGGCGGCATGCAGGTGCAGCAATGGGCCGTGGACTATCCCGAGCGGATGTTCAGCGCCGTTGTGCTGGCCTCGGCCTCGCGCCACTCGGCCCAGAATATCGCGTTCCACGAGGTGGGCCGACAGGCAATCATGGCTGACCCGGACTGGCGCGGCGGCGCCTACGCCGACCACGGCGTGCGGCCTGAGAAGGGTCTCGCCGTGGCGCGCATGGCCGCACACATCACCTATCTGTCCGAACCCGCCCTGCAACGAAAGTTCGGCCGCGAGCTGCAGCGCGACGGCCTGTCCTGGGGCTTCGACGCCGACTTCCAGGTCGAAAGCTATCTACGCCACCAGGGGTCCAGCTTCGTCGACCGGTTCGACGCCAACAGCTATCTCTACATCACCCGGGCGATGGACTATTTCGACATCGCCGCCAGTCACGGCGGCGTGCTGGCCAAGGCCTTCACCCGAGCGCGCCACGTGCGCTTCTGCGTGCTGAGCTTCTCCAGCGACTGGCTCTACCCCACCGCAGAGAACCGCCATCTGGTCCGCGCACTGACCGCCGCCGGCGCCCGCGCCGCCTTCGCCGAGATCGAGAGCGATAAGGGACATGACGCCTTCCTGCTGGACGAACCGGTGATGGACGCCGCGCTGGAGGGCTTCCTGGCCTCGGCGGAACGCGATCGGGGGCTGGTTTGA
- a CDS encoding histidine phosphatase family protein, translating into MERLILMRHGKAERHAQTGGDFERALVESGRADASMMGKLLAGLAYAPDLLLVSSARRTRETADQVLAHFPKARVEHLRDLYHAAPEEILQALEDAGDGAGTVMVVGHNPGMHDLALRLALGGESSPIQTNKLRGRFPTATVVVLTWDGAQSPRLEHLLYANENGGMGGE; encoded by the coding sequence ATGGAGCGACTGATCCTGATGCGCCACGGCAAGGCCGAGCGGCACGCCCAGACCGGCGGCGACTTCGAACGCGCCCTCGTTGAAAGCGGGCGCGCCGACGCGTCGATGATGGGCAAGCTGCTGGCGGGCCTGGCCTATGCGCCGGATCTTCTTTTGGTGTCGTCGGCGCGGCGGACGCGCGAGACCGCCGACCAGGTGCTGGCTCATTTCCCGAAGGCGCGGGTTGAGCATCTGCGTGACCTGTATCACGCCGCCCCGGAGGAGATCCTACAGGCGCTGGAGGACGCGGGCGACGGCGCCGGTACGGTGATGGTGGTCGGACACAATCCCGGAATGCATGATCTGGCTCTGCGGCTGGCGCTGGGCGGCGAGTCTTCGCCGATCCAGACCAACAAGCTGCGCGGGCGTTTTCCGACGGCGACCGTCGTGGTGCTGACTTGGGACGGCGCCCAGAGCCCGCGTCTCGAGCACCTGCTTTACGCCAACGAGAACGGTGGAATGGGCGGCGAATGA
- a CDS encoding DUF952 domain-containing protein, with amino-acid sequence MTLIYKILSRAEWDAAKAVGRFEGSAVDLADGFIHLSSTDQAQETAAKWFKGQESLVLLAIEAEPLGEALKWEASRGGALFPHLYRPLLVAEVTREADLDLDAEGVPQLDAHLA; translated from the coding sequence ATGACCCTGATCTACAAGATCCTGTCCCGCGCCGAGTGGGACGCCGCCAAGGCTGTCGGGCGCTTCGAGGGTTCCGCAGTCGATCTCGCCGACGGGTTCATCCACCTCTCCTCTACGGATCAGGCCCAGGAGACGGCCGCCAAATGGTTCAAGGGGCAGGAGAGCCTGGTCCTGCTGGCGATCGAGGCCGAGCCGCTGGGCGAGGCCCTCAAGTGGGAGGCTTCGCGCGGCGGGGCCTTGTTCCCGCACCTCTATCGTCCACTGCTCGTCGCCGAAGTGACGCGCGAAGCCGATCTTGATCTGGACGCCGAGGGCGTGCCGCAGCTGGACGCCCACCTCGCATGA
- a CDS encoding quinone-dependent dihydroorotate dehydrogenase yields MSLHDIAARALHAFDPEDAHGWALRGLKWGLGPRDDQPDDPILAVTIAGLELSNCVGLAAGFDKNAEVPDAMLAAGFGFVEAGTVTPMAQAGNPRPRLFRLSEDRAVINRMGFNNGGLEPFARRLSARRTRGGVVGANIGANKDASDRIQDYVTGLTRLWGLSDYFTANISSPNTPGLRALQTKAALEELLGRLAETRAALRIASGADYPIFLKVAPDLEDGEVEAIVETVVGAGLDAIIVSNTTIARPETLTSRFAAESGGLSGAPLLAPSTAVLARFHAAAAGRVALIGAGGVADGAGAYAKIRAGARAVQLYSALVYGGPGLVTRIKRDLAARLRADGFAAVEDAIGAA; encoded by the coding sequence ATGAGCCTTCACGACATCGCCGCCCGTGCTCTCCACGCCTTCGATCCGGAGGACGCCCATGGCTGGGCCCTTCGTGGTTTGAAGTGGGGCCTTGGTCCGCGCGACGATCAGCCCGACGATCCGATTCTGGCGGTCACGATCGCCGGTCTGGAGCTGTCCAACTGCGTGGGCCTGGCGGCGGGCTTCGACAAAAACGCTGAGGTCCCCGACGCCATGCTGGCGGCGGGCTTCGGTTTCGTCGAGGCGGGCACCGTCACGCCGATGGCCCAGGCCGGAAATCCTCGTCCACGCCTATTCCGACTGAGCGAGGACAGGGCGGTGATCAACCGCATGGGCTTCAACAATGGCGGTCTGGAACCCTTCGCGCGGCGTCTGTCGGCGCGTAGGACCCGGGGGGGCGTTGTCGGCGCCAATATCGGGGCCAACAAGGACGCGAGCGATCGCATCCAGGACTATGTGACCGGCCTGACGCGCCTCTGGGGGTTGTCAGACTATTTCACCGCCAACATCTCCTCGCCCAACACGCCGGGCCTGCGCGCCCTGCAGACCAAGGCTGCCTTGGAAGAGCTTCTCGGCCGGCTGGCGGAAACCCGCGCGGCGCTAAGGATCGCGTCCGGCGCCGACTATCCGATCTTCCTGAAGGTCGCTCCCGATCTCGAGGACGGGGAGGTTGAGGCCATCGTCGAGACCGTGGTGGGCGCGGGGCTCGACGCCATCATCGTCAGCAACACCACCATCGCCCGCCCCGAGACGCTGACGTCACGTTTCGCCGCCGAGAGCGGGGGTCTATCGGGCGCACCGTTGCTGGCTCCCTCGACCGCCGTGTTGGCGCGCTTCCACGCGGCCGCTGCAGGCCGGGTGGCCCTGATCGGCGCGGGCGGGGTGGCTGACGGCGCTGGCGCCTATGCGAAGATCCGCGCCGGCGCGCGGGCCGTGCAGCTCTATTCGGCGCTCGTCTATGGCGGTCCGGGCCTGGTTACCCGGATCAAGCGCGATCTCGCCGCCCGCCTTCGCGCCGACGGCTTCGCCGCCGTCGAGGACGCGATCGGCGCCGCATGA